The Vespula vulgaris chromosome 4, iyVesVulg1.1, whole genome shotgun sequence genome has a segment encoding these proteins:
- the LOC127063283 gene encoding COP9 signalosome complex subunit 4 isoform X1, whose translation MNIGICSEINCSSWPMFVEKMVTVAAVRQQLANLAHSGGSHKDQAEKYRSILDAILASANSNQTQANGELVDALKVFIEAITNVYISVVNENVSLVISRQVLTDVSSRLLSLPDEISKAVSHYTLDKVQPRVISFEEQVASIRQHLADIYERNQNWREAANVLVGIPLETGQKQYTVDYKLETYLKIARLYLEDDDPVQAEAFINRASLLQAESKNEQLQIYYKVCYARVLDYRRKFIEAAQRYNELSYRSIIHEDERMTALRNALICTVLASAGQQRSRMLATLFKDERCQQLPAYSILEKMYLDRIIRRSELQEFEALLQPHQKACTIDGLGSTILDRAVIEHNLLSASKLYNNITFEELGALLEIPPTKAEKIASQMITEGRMNGYIDQIDSIVHFETRETLPTWDKQIQSLCYQVNQIIEKIAQTEPEWIAKAIEDQLVH comes from the exons ATGAATATTGGTATTTGTTCTGAAATAAATTGTAGTTCGTGGCCGATGTTCGTCGAAAAGATGGTGACGGTAGCCGCTGTACGTCAACAACTCGCAAATTTGGCACATTCTGGCGGTTCTCATAAGGATCAAGCCGAAAA GTATCGTTCAATTTTAGATGCGATACTAGCTTCGGCTAACTCAAACCAAACACAAGCTAACGGAGAGCTTGTCGATGCTTTAAAGGTTTTCATCGAAGCAA taacgaatgtatatatttcagttgtaaatgaaaatgtaagtCTAGTGATATCAAGGCAGGTTTTGACAGACGTTAGTAGCAGATTACTTTCTTTACCTGATGAAATTTCTAAGGCTGTTTCACATTATACTTTAGATAAG GTTCAACCTCGAGTTATTTCTTTTGAGGAACAAGTAGCTAGTATAAGACAACATTTGGCTGATATTTATGAACGTAATCAAAATTGGCGAGAAGCAGCAAATGTGTTAGTAGGAATTCCACTTGAGACAGGacaaaa ACAATATACGGTTGATTACAAACTCGAAACTTACCTTAAGATTGCACGATTGTATCTAGAAGATGATGATCCAGTACAAGCTGAAGCTTTCATTAATAGAGCATCTCTTTTGCAG gcAGAATCTAAAAATGAACAATTACAGATCTATTATAAAGTTTGTTATGCGAGAGTATTAGATtacagaagaaaatttatagaagCGGCACAaagatataatgaattatcATATAGATCTATTATACATGAAGATGAACGAATGACCGCTCTTAGAAATGCATTAATTTGTACAGTACTTGCTTCAGCtg GACAACAAAGAAGTCGTATGTTAGCAACATTATTCAAAGATGAACGTTGTCAACAACTTCCTGCATATTCAATTTTGGAAAAGATGTACTTAGATCGTATAATTCGTCGTTCTGAACTTCAAGAATTTGAAGCTCTTTTGCAACCACATCAAAAAGCTTGTACTATTGATGGATTGGGATCTACTATTCTTGATAGAGCCGTTATTgaacataatttattatctgctagcaaattatataataatattacctTTGAAGAATTGGGTGCTTTGCTGGAAATTCCACCAACGAAAGCTGAAAAAATTGCTAGTCAAATGATAACTGAAGGCAGAATGAATGGTTATATTGATCAAATTGATTCTATTGTACATTTCGAaa caCGTGAAACATTACCAACTTGGGACAAACAGATACAATCATTGTGCTATCaagtaaatcaaataatagaaaagattgCTCAAACTGAACCAGAATGGATTGCAAAAGCAATAGAAGATCAACTAGTTCACTAA
- the LOC127063283 gene encoding COP9 signalosome complex subunit 4 isoform X2: protein MNIGICSEINCSSWPMFVEKMVTVAAVRQQLANLAHSGGSHKDQAEKYRSILDAILASANSNQTQANGELVDALKVFIEAIVNENVSLVISRQVLTDVSSRLLSLPDEISKAVSHYTLDKVQPRVISFEEQVASIRQHLADIYERNQNWREAANVLVGIPLETGQKQYTVDYKLETYLKIARLYLEDDDPVQAEAFINRASLLQAESKNEQLQIYYKVCYARVLDYRRKFIEAAQRYNELSYRSIIHEDERMTALRNALICTVLASAGQQRSRMLATLFKDERCQQLPAYSILEKMYLDRIIRRSELQEFEALLQPHQKACTIDGLGSTILDRAVIEHNLLSASKLYNNITFEELGALLEIPPTKAEKIASQMITEGRMNGYIDQIDSIVHFETRETLPTWDKQIQSLCYQVNQIIEKIAQTEPEWIAKAIEDQLVH, encoded by the exons ATGAATATTGGTATTTGTTCTGAAATAAATTGTAGTTCGTGGCCGATGTTCGTCGAAAAGATGGTGACGGTAGCCGCTGTACGTCAACAACTCGCAAATTTGGCACATTCTGGCGGTTCTCATAAGGATCAAGCCGAAAA GTATCGTTCAATTTTAGATGCGATACTAGCTTCGGCTAACTCAAACCAAACACAAGCTAACGGAGAGCTTGTCGATGCTTTAAAGGTTTTCATCGAAGCAA ttgtaaatgaaaatgtaagtCTAGTGATATCAAGGCAGGTTTTGACAGACGTTAGTAGCAGATTACTTTCTTTACCTGATGAAATTTCTAAGGCTGTTTCACATTATACTTTAGATAAG GTTCAACCTCGAGTTATTTCTTTTGAGGAACAAGTAGCTAGTATAAGACAACATTTGGCTGATATTTATGAACGTAATCAAAATTGGCGAGAAGCAGCAAATGTGTTAGTAGGAATTCCACTTGAGACAGGacaaaa ACAATATACGGTTGATTACAAACTCGAAACTTACCTTAAGATTGCACGATTGTATCTAGAAGATGATGATCCAGTACAAGCTGAAGCTTTCATTAATAGAGCATCTCTTTTGCAG gcAGAATCTAAAAATGAACAATTACAGATCTATTATAAAGTTTGTTATGCGAGAGTATTAGATtacagaagaaaatttatagaagCGGCACAaagatataatgaattatcATATAGATCTATTATACATGAAGATGAACGAATGACCGCTCTTAGAAATGCATTAATTTGTACAGTACTTGCTTCAGCtg GACAACAAAGAAGTCGTATGTTAGCAACATTATTCAAAGATGAACGTTGTCAACAACTTCCTGCATATTCAATTTTGGAAAAGATGTACTTAGATCGTATAATTCGTCGTTCTGAACTTCAAGAATTTGAAGCTCTTTTGCAACCACATCAAAAAGCTTGTACTATTGATGGATTGGGATCTACTATTCTTGATAGAGCCGTTATTgaacataatttattatctgctagcaaattatataataatattacctTTGAAGAATTGGGTGCTTTGCTGGAAATTCCACCAACGAAAGCTGAAAAAATTGCTAGTCAAATGATAACTGAAGGCAGAATGAATGGTTATATTGATCAAATTGATTCTATTGTACATTTCGAaa caCGTGAAACATTACCAACTTGGGACAAACAGATACAATCATTGTGCTATCaagtaaatcaaataatagaaaagattgCTCAAACTGAACCAGAATGGATTGCAAAAGCAATAGAAGATCAACTAGTTCACTAA
- the LOC127063474 gene encoding protein lin-54 homolog isoform X1, with protein sequence MSLNKGQNARALVEPLALDSRTLGDGDLSALTLSHSNEQYSSNDFEAFANIQAELECMNAEEVMATDEEQVMIEQNIEAETIVPDVEMSEVSEQIQTEEIVFTSASQNNQNIIFQTKPSLQRVPVSAVQVKQNICPATQSQSIMIVSPASGQGTSQILKISHPASASTGQLQSIAQTLITAKPADGSVLQLRSTQANKPVMATSHSGSITLSNIQNVKTVQTTKRSVQSNQQNRNVYTKMILTGSQTQPGQQVLITSSQNEIQPAQTIKFLSSNVSSQNITSPTKTITLAQAQQMGLLTTNKVQHILPSTPQKQGIIVNKMVQSSSAQSSTMTIVPSSAVKSPTKILPAPIINSQVKPPTIPNQQSVFSSSSKTNVQPSPQKVIIRQSSLKPGTVLGSGQVIRIPATQNIVTGSSQVHQIQMPGRQVQYVRLVSTPSSASTNVVTVGKSKPQTQTLQTVGVSQKLGGQQQIVKVVPLNTSNQSLRTVAPKTTLTGSGQRLIIPAAATVANQPKNTVAIPASALSQLASGQAVLSANPNVSNIVVLPAQYIQQQHTEDGKIKSQQSTPNLLGNTQSLQSPTGNLTSGSIPETKASQRSYANVEPNGIRPRKPCNCTKSQCLKLYCDCFANGEFCHMCNCNNCSNNLGNEEERQRAIKSCLERNPNAFRPKIGKGRETGDDIRRHNKGCNCKRSGCLKNYCECYEAKIPCSANCKCIGCRNIEEPNLEKKSLKDLADAAEVRTAQLTLNKAKLQLSEMAFRPPAVSNTGARQPFNFLTDKVVEMTCQCLMAQAYEAERDMFDDETSQRLIIEEFGRCLKEIIESAHKAEAT encoded by the exons ATGTCTTTGAATAAAGGACAAAATGCAAGGGCTTTAGTTGAACCTTTAGCTCTTGATTCCCGTACATTAGGCGATGGAGATCTTAGTGCTCTAACACTTTCACATAGCAATGAACAATATTCATCAAATGATTTTGAAGCATTTGCGAATATTCAAGCTGAATTGGAATGTATGAATGCGGAAGAGGTCATGGCTACCGACGAAGAGCAAGTAATGATAGAGCAAAACATTGAGGCTGAAACTATTGTACCTGATGTGGAAATGTCTGAAGTTTCAGAACAAATTCAAACAGAAGAAATAGTTTTCACAAGTGCAAgtcaaaataatcaaaatattatatttcaaactaAGCCGTCGCTACAAAGGGTTCCTGTATCTGCAGTGcag GTCAAACAGAACATTTGCCCAGCTACTCAAAGTCAGTCAATCATGATAGTCTCTCCAGCAAGTGGACAAGGTACTAGCCAAATTCTAAAAATTTCTCATCCCGCATCAGCATCGACTGGACAATTACAATCTATAGCACAAACTCTTATAACAGCAAAACCTGCAGATGGTAGTGTTCTACAATTAAGATCGACACAAGCAAATAAACCTGTGATGGCAACTAGCCATTCAGGAAGTATTACGTTAAgtaatatacaaaatgtaaAAACAGTGCAAACAACCAAACGTTCAGTACAAAGTAATCAGCAAAATCGGAAT GTTTATACTAAAATGATATTAACTGGAAGTCAAACACAACCAGGACAACAAGTCCTTATAACAAGTTCACAGAATGAAATCCAACCAGCTCAAACAATAAAGTTTTTAAGTAGTAATGTAAGTAGTCAAAATATAACAAGTCCAACAAAAACTATAACATTGGCACAAGCACAACAAATGGGATTACTTACTACAAACAAAGTTCAGCATATTTTACCATCAACTCCACAAAaacaa GGTATCATTGTTAACAAAATGGTTCAGTCCTCATCAGCTCAATCATCTACAATGACAATAGTTCCCAGTAGTGCTGTAAAATCTCcaacaaaaatattaccaGCTCCAATAATTAATTCTCAGGTGAAGCCACCTACAATTCCAAATCAACAATcagtattttcttcttcaagtAAAACAAATGTGCAACCAAGTCCacaaaaagtaattattagacag AGTTCTTTGAAGCCTGGAACTGTGTTAGGAAGTGGACAAGTTATTAGAATACCTGCGACTCAAAATATCGTAACTGGATCCAGTCAAGTACATCAAATTCAAATGCCAGGAAGACAg gtGCAATATGTTAGATTGGTGAGTACTCCTTCATCTGCAAGTACCAATGTTGTTACTGTAGGTAAATCAAAACCACAAACACAGACCTTACAAACTGTAGGAGTAAGTCAAAAGTTAGGTGGACAACAACAGATAGTAAAG GTTGTTCCTTTAAACACTAGTAATCAATCGTTAAGAACAGTAGCACCAAAGACTACCCTAACTGGAAGTGGCCAGAGATTGATAATTCCTGCTGCTGCAACAGTAGCAAATCAACCTAAAAATACTGTTGCTATACCAGCATCTGCTTTAAGTCAACTTGCATCTGGTCAAGCTGTTCTTTCAGCTAATCCCAACGTTAGTAATATTGTCGTTTTGCCAGCACAATATATACAACAG cAACATACGGAAgacggaaaaataaaatcacagCAATCTACTCCTAATTTATTAGGAAATACACAAAGTTTACAAAGTCCAACTGGCAATTTAACTTCTGGATCTATTCCTGAAACTAAAGCATCTCAGAGATCATATGCAAATGTCGAACCAAATGGTATTAGACCAAGGAAACCATGTAATTGCACTAAATCGCAATGTCTTAAATT ATATTGTGATTGCTTTGCAAATGGAGAGTTTTGTCATATGTGCAATTGTAATAATTGCTCCAACAATCTTggcaacgaagaagaaaggcaAAGAGCGATCAAATCGTGTTTGGAACGGAATCCGAATGCTTTTCGTCCAAAAATTGGGAAAGGTCGTGAAACTGGTGATGATATTCGTAGACACAATAAAGGCTGCAATTGTAAACGAAGTggatgtttaaaaaattattgtgaaTGTTATGAg GCTAAAATTCCATGTTCTGCAAATTGTAAATGCATAGGATGTCGAAATATAGAAGAAcctaatttagaaaaaaaatccttaaAAGATTTGGCAGATGCAGCTGAAGTAAGGACAGCACAATTAACGTTAAATAAAGCAAAACTGCAATTATCTGAAATGGCTTTCAGACCACCTGCTGTTTCAAATACGGGTGCAAg GCaaccatttaattttttgactGATAAAGTAGTAGAAATGACTTGTCAGTGCTTAATGGCACAAGCTTATGAAGCTGAACGCGATATGTTTGATGATGAAACATCGCAAAGACTTATAATCGAAGAATTTGGACGATGTCTCAAAGAAATTATAGAGTCGGCACATAAAGCAGAAGCTACCTAG
- the LOC127063474 gene encoding protein lin-54 homolog isoform X3, with protein MSLNKGQNARALVEPLALDSRTLGDGDLSALTLSHSNEQYSSNDFEAFANIQAELECMNAEEVMATDEEQVMIEQNIEAETIVPDVEMSEVSEQIQTEEIVFTSASQNNQNIIFQTKPSLQRVPVSAVQVKQNICPATQSQSIMIVSPASGQGTSQILKISHPASASTGQLQSIAQTLITAKPADGSVLQLRSTQANKPVMATSHSGSITLSNIQNVKTVQTTKRSVQSNQQNRNVYTKMILTGSQTQPGQQVLITSSQNEIQPAQTIKFLSSNVSSQNITSPTKTITLAQAQQMGLLTTNKVQHILPSTPQKQGIIVNKMVQSSSAQSSTMTIVPSSAVKSPTKILPAPIINSQVKPPTIPNQQSVFSSSSKTNVQPSPQKVIIRQSSLKPGTVLGSGQVIRIPATQNIVTGSSQVHQIQMPGRQVQYVRLVVPLNTSNQSLRTVAPKTTLTGSGQRLIIPAAATVANQPKNTVAIPASALSQLASGQAVLSANPNVSNIVVLPAQYIQQQHTEDGKIKSQQSTPNLLGNTQSLQSPTGNLTSGSIPETKASQRSYANVEPNGIRPRKPCNCTKSQCLKLYCDCFANGEFCHMCNCNNCSNNLGNEEERQRAIKSCLERNPNAFRPKIGKGRETGDDIRRHNKGCNCKRSGCLKNYCECYEAKIPCSANCKCIGCRNIEEPNLEKKSLKDLADAAEVRTAQLTLNKAKLQLSEMAFRPPAVSNTGARQPFNFLTDKVVEMTCQCLMAQAYEAERDMFDDETSQRLIIEEFGRCLKEIIESAHKAEAT; from the exons ATGTCTTTGAATAAAGGACAAAATGCAAGGGCTTTAGTTGAACCTTTAGCTCTTGATTCCCGTACATTAGGCGATGGAGATCTTAGTGCTCTAACACTTTCACATAGCAATGAACAATATTCATCAAATGATTTTGAAGCATTTGCGAATATTCAAGCTGAATTGGAATGTATGAATGCGGAAGAGGTCATGGCTACCGACGAAGAGCAAGTAATGATAGAGCAAAACATTGAGGCTGAAACTATTGTACCTGATGTGGAAATGTCTGAAGTTTCAGAACAAATTCAAACAGAAGAAATAGTTTTCACAAGTGCAAgtcaaaataatcaaaatattatatttcaaactaAGCCGTCGCTACAAAGGGTTCCTGTATCTGCAGTGcag GTCAAACAGAACATTTGCCCAGCTACTCAAAGTCAGTCAATCATGATAGTCTCTCCAGCAAGTGGACAAGGTACTAGCCAAATTCTAAAAATTTCTCATCCCGCATCAGCATCGACTGGACAATTACAATCTATAGCACAAACTCTTATAACAGCAAAACCTGCAGATGGTAGTGTTCTACAATTAAGATCGACACAAGCAAATAAACCTGTGATGGCAACTAGCCATTCAGGAAGTATTACGTTAAgtaatatacaaaatgtaaAAACAGTGCAAACAACCAAACGTTCAGTACAAAGTAATCAGCAAAATCGGAAT GTTTATACTAAAATGATATTAACTGGAAGTCAAACACAACCAGGACAACAAGTCCTTATAACAAGTTCACAGAATGAAATCCAACCAGCTCAAACAATAAAGTTTTTAAGTAGTAATGTAAGTAGTCAAAATATAACAAGTCCAACAAAAACTATAACATTGGCACAAGCACAACAAATGGGATTACTTACTACAAACAAAGTTCAGCATATTTTACCATCAACTCCACAAAaacaa GGTATCATTGTTAACAAAATGGTTCAGTCCTCATCAGCTCAATCATCTACAATGACAATAGTTCCCAGTAGTGCTGTAAAATCTCcaacaaaaatattaccaGCTCCAATAATTAATTCTCAGGTGAAGCCACCTACAATTCCAAATCAACAATcagtattttcttcttcaagtAAAACAAATGTGCAACCAAGTCCacaaaaagtaattattagacag AGTTCTTTGAAGCCTGGAACTGTGTTAGGAAGTGGACAAGTTATTAGAATACCTGCGACTCAAAATATCGTAACTGGATCCAGTCAAGTACATCAAATTCAAATGCCAGGAAGACAg gtGCAATATGTTAGATTG GTTGTTCCTTTAAACACTAGTAATCAATCGTTAAGAACAGTAGCACCAAAGACTACCCTAACTGGAAGTGGCCAGAGATTGATAATTCCTGCTGCTGCAACAGTAGCAAATCAACCTAAAAATACTGTTGCTATACCAGCATCTGCTTTAAGTCAACTTGCATCTGGTCAAGCTGTTCTTTCAGCTAATCCCAACGTTAGTAATATTGTCGTTTTGCCAGCACAATATATACAACAG cAACATACGGAAgacggaaaaataaaatcacagCAATCTACTCCTAATTTATTAGGAAATACACAAAGTTTACAAAGTCCAACTGGCAATTTAACTTCTGGATCTATTCCTGAAACTAAAGCATCTCAGAGATCATATGCAAATGTCGAACCAAATGGTATTAGACCAAGGAAACCATGTAATTGCACTAAATCGCAATGTCTTAAATT ATATTGTGATTGCTTTGCAAATGGAGAGTTTTGTCATATGTGCAATTGTAATAATTGCTCCAACAATCTTggcaacgaagaagaaaggcaAAGAGCGATCAAATCGTGTTTGGAACGGAATCCGAATGCTTTTCGTCCAAAAATTGGGAAAGGTCGTGAAACTGGTGATGATATTCGTAGACACAATAAAGGCTGCAATTGTAAACGAAGTggatgtttaaaaaattattgtgaaTGTTATGAg GCTAAAATTCCATGTTCTGCAAATTGTAAATGCATAGGATGTCGAAATATAGAAGAAcctaatttagaaaaaaaatccttaaAAGATTTGGCAGATGCAGCTGAAGTAAGGACAGCACAATTAACGTTAAATAAAGCAAAACTGCAATTATCTGAAATGGCTTTCAGACCACCTGCTGTTTCAAATACGGGTGCAAg GCaaccatttaattttttgactGATAAAGTAGTAGAAATGACTTGTCAGTGCTTAATGGCACAAGCTTATGAAGCTGAACGCGATATGTTTGATGATGAAACATCGCAAAGACTTATAATCGAAGAATTTGGACGATGTCTCAAAGAAATTATAGAGTCGGCACATAAAGCAGAAGCTACCTAG
- the LOC127063474 gene encoding protein lin-54 homolog isoform X2 produces the protein MSLNKGQNARALVEPLALDSRTLGDGDLSALTLSHSNEQYSSNDFEAFANIQAELECMNAEEVMATDEEQVMIEQNIEAETIVPDVEMSEVSEQIQTEEIVFTSASQNNQNIIFQTKPSLQRVPVSAVQVKQNICPATQSQSIMIVSPASGQGTSQILKISHPASASTGQLQSIAQTLITAKPADGSVLQLRSTQANKPVMATSHSGSITLSNIQNVKTVQTTKRSVQSNQQNRNVYTKMILTGSQTQPGQQVLITSSQNEIQPAQTIKFLSSNVSSQNITSPTKTITLAQAQQMGLLTTNKVQHILPSTPQKQGIIVNKMVQSSSAQSSTMTIVPSSAVKSPTKILPAPIINSQVKPPTIPNQQSVFSSSSKTNVQPSPQKSSLKPGTVLGSGQVIRIPATQNIVTGSSQVHQIQMPGRQVQYVRLVSTPSSASTNVVTVGKSKPQTQTLQTVGVSQKLGGQQQIVKVVPLNTSNQSLRTVAPKTTLTGSGQRLIIPAAATVANQPKNTVAIPASALSQLASGQAVLSANPNVSNIVVLPAQYIQQQHTEDGKIKSQQSTPNLLGNTQSLQSPTGNLTSGSIPETKASQRSYANVEPNGIRPRKPCNCTKSQCLKLYCDCFANGEFCHMCNCNNCSNNLGNEEERQRAIKSCLERNPNAFRPKIGKGRETGDDIRRHNKGCNCKRSGCLKNYCECYEAKIPCSANCKCIGCRNIEEPNLEKKSLKDLADAAEVRTAQLTLNKAKLQLSEMAFRPPAVSNTGARQPFNFLTDKVVEMTCQCLMAQAYEAERDMFDDETSQRLIIEEFGRCLKEIIESAHKAEAT, from the exons ATGTCTTTGAATAAAGGACAAAATGCAAGGGCTTTAGTTGAACCTTTAGCTCTTGATTCCCGTACATTAGGCGATGGAGATCTTAGTGCTCTAACACTTTCACATAGCAATGAACAATATTCATCAAATGATTTTGAAGCATTTGCGAATATTCAAGCTGAATTGGAATGTATGAATGCGGAAGAGGTCATGGCTACCGACGAAGAGCAAGTAATGATAGAGCAAAACATTGAGGCTGAAACTATTGTACCTGATGTGGAAATGTCTGAAGTTTCAGAACAAATTCAAACAGAAGAAATAGTTTTCACAAGTGCAAgtcaaaataatcaaaatattatatttcaaactaAGCCGTCGCTACAAAGGGTTCCTGTATCTGCAGTGcag GTCAAACAGAACATTTGCCCAGCTACTCAAAGTCAGTCAATCATGATAGTCTCTCCAGCAAGTGGACAAGGTACTAGCCAAATTCTAAAAATTTCTCATCCCGCATCAGCATCGACTGGACAATTACAATCTATAGCACAAACTCTTATAACAGCAAAACCTGCAGATGGTAGTGTTCTACAATTAAGATCGACACAAGCAAATAAACCTGTGATGGCAACTAGCCATTCAGGAAGTATTACGTTAAgtaatatacaaaatgtaaAAACAGTGCAAACAACCAAACGTTCAGTACAAAGTAATCAGCAAAATCGGAAT GTTTATACTAAAATGATATTAACTGGAAGTCAAACACAACCAGGACAACAAGTCCTTATAACAAGTTCACAGAATGAAATCCAACCAGCTCAAACAATAAAGTTTTTAAGTAGTAATGTAAGTAGTCAAAATATAACAAGTCCAACAAAAACTATAACATTGGCACAAGCACAACAAATGGGATTACTTACTACAAACAAAGTTCAGCATATTTTACCATCAACTCCACAAAaacaa GGTATCATTGTTAACAAAATGGTTCAGTCCTCATCAGCTCAATCATCTACAATGACAATAGTTCCCAGTAGTGCTGTAAAATCTCcaacaaaaatattaccaGCTCCAATAATTAATTCTCAGGTGAAGCCACCTACAATTCCAAATCAACAATcagtattttcttcttcaagtAAAACAAATGTGCAACCAAGTCCacaaaaa AGTTCTTTGAAGCCTGGAACTGTGTTAGGAAGTGGACAAGTTATTAGAATACCTGCGACTCAAAATATCGTAACTGGATCCAGTCAAGTACATCAAATTCAAATGCCAGGAAGACAg gtGCAATATGTTAGATTGGTGAGTACTCCTTCATCTGCAAGTACCAATGTTGTTACTGTAGGTAAATCAAAACCACAAACACAGACCTTACAAACTGTAGGAGTAAGTCAAAAGTTAGGTGGACAACAACAGATAGTAAAG GTTGTTCCTTTAAACACTAGTAATCAATCGTTAAGAACAGTAGCACCAAAGACTACCCTAACTGGAAGTGGCCAGAGATTGATAATTCCTGCTGCTGCAACAGTAGCAAATCAACCTAAAAATACTGTTGCTATACCAGCATCTGCTTTAAGTCAACTTGCATCTGGTCAAGCTGTTCTTTCAGCTAATCCCAACGTTAGTAATATTGTCGTTTTGCCAGCACAATATATACAACAG cAACATACGGAAgacggaaaaataaaatcacagCAATCTACTCCTAATTTATTAGGAAATACACAAAGTTTACAAAGTCCAACTGGCAATTTAACTTCTGGATCTATTCCTGAAACTAAAGCATCTCAGAGATCATATGCAAATGTCGAACCAAATGGTATTAGACCAAGGAAACCATGTAATTGCACTAAATCGCAATGTCTTAAATT ATATTGTGATTGCTTTGCAAATGGAGAGTTTTGTCATATGTGCAATTGTAATAATTGCTCCAACAATCTTggcaacgaagaagaaaggcaAAGAGCGATCAAATCGTGTTTGGAACGGAATCCGAATGCTTTTCGTCCAAAAATTGGGAAAGGTCGTGAAACTGGTGATGATATTCGTAGACACAATAAAGGCTGCAATTGTAAACGAAGTggatgtttaaaaaattattgtgaaTGTTATGAg GCTAAAATTCCATGTTCTGCAAATTGTAAATGCATAGGATGTCGAAATATAGAAGAAcctaatttagaaaaaaaatccttaaAAGATTTGGCAGATGCAGCTGAAGTAAGGACAGCACAATTAACGTTAAATAAAGCAAAACTGCAATTATCTGAAATGGCTTTCAGACCACCTGCTGTTTCAAATACGGGTGCAAg GCaaccatttaattttttgactGATAAAGTAGTAGAAATGACTTGTCAGTGCTTAATGGCACAAGCTTATGAAGCTGAACGCGATATGTTTGATGATGAAACATCGCAAAGACTTATAATCGAAGAATTTGGACGATGTCTCAAAGAAATTATAGAGTCGGCACATAAAGCAGAAGCTACCTAG